Within Legionella birminghamensis, the genomic segment AAAGAGCAGCTCGCATTATTACAAGTAAGACAGGCCAAACCTATGCCACAAACATTAGGTGGTGAAGAAAATGAAATGCGCTGGCATTTAAATTCAACGCTGCAAAATCCAAACAGTCGATACGAACTAAGAGCTGGCAGCGTGATTCCAGGGGTAATGATTAGTGGTATTTCTTCAGAATTACCAGGTCAAATTATCGCTCAAGTATCACAAAACGTATATGACACCGCTACCGGAAAATATCTTTTGATACCCCAAGGCACCAAAATATTGGGGCTTTATTCCAGTGATGTCCCTTTTGGTCAGTCTTCCGTATTAGTGGCTTGGCAACGCCTGGTGTTTCCAGACAGTAAAGCTCTGGATATAGGCTCTATGCCCGGTGCTGATAGTGCTGGATATGGTGGTTTTCGCGATCAGGTAGATCATCATTATGCAAGAATTTATGGTTCAGCGCTTTTAATGTCAGGCATTATTGCGGGTATTACTTATAGCCAAAATACCAACCAGTCTAACCAATTCGGTTACGCTCAACCCACAGCAGGCAGTGTCATGAGTCAGGCTTTAGGGCAACAGTTGGGCGAGGTTACTTCGCAACTGGTTTCAAAAAACCTGAATGTGTCTCCGACCATCAATGTCCGTCCAGGTTATCGTTTCAATATCATCGTAGTGAAAGATTTAACGTTTAAACAGCCTTATAGGCAATTTGCTTATCAATGAAGGAGAGCATTATGAAATTTAAATCCATGATTATTTATTGCTTTGCTTTACCAGTCTTTGCGGGTGGTGCGCCTGTGTTTGACATTGCGAACTGGATTCAAAATGGAAAAATGATTGCAACTCAGCTTAGCGAGTATAAAACGCAAGTCGATCAATACAAAAATCAGATGGATCAATATCAAAACATGTTAGACAACACCAAATCACTGACTTCCTTTGAATGGGATAATGCCAACTCGGTTATTAATAATTTGCTTGAGTCGACTGATACCATTGATTACTACAAGCAGGAAGCTGGCAGCCTCCAAGGGTATCTTGACCGATTCCAAAGTCAGGAATACTACCAAAAGACCCCGTGTTTTAATGGCACGGGTCAATGTTCTGCTGAAGAACTTAGAAAAATCAAACAAAGCAGATTAGCGGCTTCTGTTGCTGAAAAACGCTCCAATGATGCCATGCTCAAAGGGATTGATAAACAACAACAGAGC encodes:
- the trbJ gene encoding P-type conjugative transfer protein TrbJ, yielding MKFKSMIIYCFALPVFAGGAPVFDIANWIQNGKMIATQLSEYKTQVDQYKNQMDQYQNMLDNTKSLTSFEWDNANSVINNLLESTDTIDYYKQEAGSLQGYLDRFQSQEYYQKTPCFNGTGQCSAEELRKIKQSRLAASVAEKRSNDAMLKGIDKQQQSLKNDSAKLRTLQSQAQSAAGQKQALQAASQLASNQSHQLLQIRGVLLAQQNAQAVKDAANANKEAIQTAGDEHFRSGAYHKSSGKKW
- a CDS encoding TrbI/VirB10 family protein, whose protein sequence is MNKNNDYLSPDNSPQKLQTTGVKRVNNVPLMIAVGILTLFVVLIALVANKRANAQNQPPEIVKVKNPKKNTMSLANDVVGNHKTAVIPPQSGTIANNEAAPLPIPEQLPHQEDTLTQEVSEAEIERIRQEKTQEFEEAVKAKSSVMVDNPRLNNRDTTKTSMNSNEMTLNIDPSSTFKEQLALLQVRQAKPMPQTLGGEENEMRWHLNSTLQNPNSRYELRAGSVIPGVMISGISSELPGQIIAQVSQNVYDTATGKYLLIPQGTKILGLYSSDVPFGQSSVLVAWQRLVFPDSKALDIGSMPGADSAGYGGFRDQVDHHYARIYGSALLMSGIIAGITYSQNTNQSNQFGYAQPTAGSVMSQALGQQLGEVTSQLVSKNLNVSPTINVRPGYRFNIIVVKDLTFKQPYRQFAYQ